A single genomic interval of Plantibacter sp. Leaf314 harbors:
- a CDS encoding ABC transporter ATP-binding protein produces MALSLVGAGLGLAQPLLLQQLFDALTSGSVPLPAVLILTTVVVAQALLAGVESYALARTAHDLILELRTRVSARIVSLPMSRVQRVPQGEFLSRMISDTAASSSVLTTGVFKLLAAVVTFAVAAVLMATIDPILFALSLVITVVATVLSTVMGRLVRSASGRTQAATATLAGSFERTLTALPLIRAYGVGRQQLALIAADASDVRTNAIKVARLGAYMQPVMTLATQALLIVTLALGGVRVAEGSLSLGGLIAFMMYLMMMVGPVSQVGSTFVSIQTGLAAIDRVDEIVSAPQESDLLSDGTHTDLGCAGEVLVELESVTFEYPQASAASATRIGPLDITIRDGEHVALVGPSGSGKSTVFALLERFYEPSSGTIRMRGVPAHDGPLGDYRARMAWVPQNSPPVGGTVRDNLDIEHRGLPDSALLQTLADVGLFASIGGDVLDRPVAVSGSNLSGGERQRLGVARALLSDREMLLLDEPTSSLDAISAEGLSSLLRERAQAKTIVMASHRLAEVRDFDKIIVMEHGRIVDVGAHDELLDRCELYRTLCAQQHVPA; encoded by the coding sequence GTGGCGCTGTCCCTCGTGGGGGCGGGGCTGGGGCTTGCCCAACCGTTGCTGCTGCAACAGCTGTTCGATGCCTTGACTTCCGGGTCAGTGCCGCTTCCTGCGGTGCTGATCCTGACTACGGTGGTTGTCGCTCAGGCGTTACTCGCCGGGGTGGAGTCGTATGCTCTTGCTCGCACCGCACACGACCTCATCCTCGAACTGCGGACACGCGTGTCGGCACGCATCGTGTCGTTGCCAATGAGTCGCGTGCAACGGGTGCCACAGGGTGAGTTCCTCTCTCGAATGATCTCCGACACCGCCGCCTCATCATCCGTTCTGACGACGGGTGTATTCAAACTCCTTGCTGCGGTCGTCACCTTCGCGGTCGCGGCCGTCCTCATGGCCACCATCGACCCGATTCTGTTCGCTCTGTCGTTGGTGATCACCGTTGTTGCTACGGTGCTGTCCACCGTCATGGGGCGACTGGTGCGCTCAGCGTCCGGGAGAACTCAGGCGGCGACCGCGACGCTCGCAGGCAGCTTCGAACGCACGCTGACTGCGCTGCCGCTGATCCGAGCCTACGGAGTGGGCCGACAGCAGCTTGCCCTCATCGCAGCCGACGCTAGTGACGTCAGGACGAACGCAATCAAGGTGGCGCGGTTGGGTGCATACATGCAACCAGTCATGACCCTCGCCACCCAAGCACTCCTCATCGTCACGCTTGCTCTCGGTGGCGTCCGAGTCGCTGAGGGCAGCCTGTCACTCGGAGGGCTGATCGCGTTCATGATGTACCTCATGATGATGGTCGGACCGGTCTCTCAGGTCGGTTCGACGTTCGTGAGCATTCAGACGGGACTTGCGGCGATAGACCGCGTCGATGAAATTGTCTCCGCGCCGCAAGAGAGCGATCTCCTGTCGGATGGCACTCATACCGACTTGGGGTGCGCGGGTGAGGTGCTCGTCGAACTCGAGAGCGTTACTTTCGAGTATCCGCAAGCGTCGGCCGCGTCGGCGACTCGCATCGGGCCGCTCGATATCACGATCCGTGACGGTGAGCACGTCGCTCTCGTGGGCCCGTCCGGGTCTGGGAAGTCCACCGTGTTCGCTCTTCTCGAGAGGTTCTACGAACCCAGCAGTGGCACCATACGGATGCGTGGAGTGCCGGCTCACGACGGCCCGCTCGGCGATTACCGAGCTCGTATGGCGTGGGTGCCGCAGAACTCGCCGCCGGTGGGAGGAACCGTTCGAGACAATCTCGACATCGAGCACCGCGGCCTTCCGGACAGTGCGCTCTTGCAGACGTTGGCGGACGTGGGGCTGTTCGCCAGCATAGGCGGGGACGTCCTCGACCGACCTGTCGCAGTGTCAGGTAGCAACCTCTCAGGAGGTGAGCGGCAGCGGCTGGGTGTTGCCCGAGCGTTGCTCTCTGACCGAGAGATGCTGCTCCTTGACGAACCGACATCGAGCCTTGACGCCATCTCCGCCGAGGGACTGTCGTCGCTGCTGCGGGAGCGTGCGCAGGCGAAGACCATCGTTATGGCCTCCCACCGTCTGGCGGAGGTACGCGACTTCGACAAGATCATCGTGATGGAGCACGGACGCATCGTGGACGTCGGTGCGCACGACGAGCTCCTCGACAGATGCGAGCTCTACCGGACACTGTGCGCGCAGCAACACGTTCCTGCGTGA
- a CDS encoding ABC transporter permease yields the protein MSLAFVRRHRAAYVGVAILLSIATVVATAEMVLFTGLASGQAVRIDSMSEFDARVVRAAVSASQGILQVMCFTTVVIALVLVYLGFRNMLALRRRELGQLRLAGASVLRVRVLVTGEAFVFATLVVIPSVLIGGLLAHPFYLLLQAVGVFGKTLRVDFGFPVLTLGLVAGGMILCSMVAAWLSLRSKQTNDVLAALEASATGTQGKKMSAIRIVIAAASVVGLAAFLIFMPDTGSENPVASIIVPLLIIFPLGALAPVLVPVVARALGWLLRPLIGGSGVLVAQRASRDSQRFASNVLPLLILMGVMGGFAIGAGPDQATMQDDYHSKLDADLIVEPSSVKDADTVTGDIGNMQGVNAVVRSAATTRLIEQGRADGTFLTVFNFVDLDAYQDVFETDVTTGDFDSAGGAAVVSTRESDTVGDTVTVEAPSGTTATLTVAAVITSRIYTGLLVDWEMLQTLDPEVWDIRVFVSADSAAVSDITARVDDLAPTMTKDEFIQTRVELRQSNAATGNIALFGTIYGLAIVAMIQGLTASVMNRRGEFRLLSLLGISRARTIGTLFSEALVLIVSSGVLLAGAFAFIAWRYLAQDPTKMATAVGAIPWGDIALTFVGMGLLFTATVFIAAVVATRNTQR from the coding sequence GTGTCTCTGGCGTTCGTGCGTCGCCATCGAGCGGCGTATGTCGGAGTCGCCATCCTTCTCAGTATCGCCACGGTCGTCGCGACTGCGGAGATGGTCTTGTTCACCGGCCTTGCAAGCGGGCAGGCGGTCCGGATCGATTCGATGTCGGAGTTCGATGCCCGCGTCGTTCGGGCCGCTGTCAGCGCATCGCAGGGCATCCTGCAGGTCATGTGCTTCACCACGGTGGTGATCGCACTCGTGCTGGTCTACTTGGGCTTCCGGAACATGCTCGCCTTGCGGCGCAGAGAACTCGGCCAGCTTCGTCTCGCAGGAGCGAGTGTGTTGCGCGTTCGCGTGTTGGTCACCGGTGAGGCGTTCGTCTTCGCCACGTTGGTCGTGATCCCGAGTGTCCTCATCGGTGGGCTGCTCGCCCACCCCTTCTATCTCCTGCTCCAGGCCGTGGGCGTGTTCGGGAAGACCCTGCGGGTGGATTTCGGTTTCCCGGTCCTCACTCTGGGCCTGGTCGCGGGAGGGATGATCCTCTGCTCTATGGTCGCCGCGTGGTTGAGCCTTCGCTCCAAGCAGACCAACGATGTTCTCGCCGCTCTCGAGGCGTCTGCGACGGGCACACAGGGCAAGAAGATGAGCGCGATTCGTATCGTCATCGCAGCCGCGTCCGTCGTCGGGCTCGCCGCATTCCTCATTTTCATGCCGGATACCGGGAGTGAGAACCCTGTCGCCTCAATCATCGTCCCGCTGCTGATCATCTTCCCCCTCGGCGCACTTGCACCAGTACTCGTTCCGGTGGTCGCGCGAGCGTTGGGCTGGCTCCTCAGGCCCCTGATCGGCGGCTCGGGTGTCCTCGTCGCGCAGCGCGCCTCCCGCGACTCGCAACGGTTCGCATCCAACGTCCTCCCGCTGCTCATCCTGATGGGCGTCATGGGCGGGTTCGCCATCGGTGCAGGGCCTGATCAGGCGACCATGCAGGATGACTATCACTCCAAGCTGGATGCCGACCTCATCGTCGAGCCGTCATCCGTCAAGGATGCCGACACCGTCACCGGCGACATCGGGAATATGCAGGGCGTGAACGCGGTGGTACGTTCCGCAGCAACTACCCGGCTCATCGAGCAGGGGCGCGCGGACGGCACGTTCCTCACCGTTTTCAACTTCGTAGACCTCGACGCTTACCAGGACGTCTTCGAGACGGACGTGACAACAGGCGACTTCGACAGCGCCGGTGGCGCGGCCGTCGTCTCCACACGGGAGAGCGACACGGTCGGAGACACCGTCACGGTCGAGGCACCGAGCGGAACCACGGCCACCCTCACCGTCGCCGCCGTCATCACCTCCCGGATCTACACCGGACTCCTCGTCGACTGGGAGATGCTGCAGACCCTGGACCCGGAGGTGTGGGACATCCGTGTGTTCGTGAGTGCGGACTCCGCCGCCGTCTCCGACATCACCGCGCGCGTCGACGACCTCGCCCCGACGATGACGAAAGACGAGTTCATCCAGACGCGTGTCGAGCTTCGCCAGAGCAACGCCGCCACCGGAAACATCGCCTTGTTCGGCACCATCTATGGTCTCGCCATCGTCGCCATGATCCAAGGCCTCACCGCGTCCGTCATGAATCGCCGGGGCGAGTTCCGACTCCTGAGCCTGCTCGGGATATCCCGCGCTCGGACGATAGGCACACTGTTCTCAGAAGCCCTCGTTCTCATCGTGTCCAGCGGTGTGCTGCTTGCCGGCGCGTTCGCCTTCATTGCATGGCGATATCTCGCGCAAGACCCGACGAAGATGGCCACCGCTGTCGGCGCCATTCCATGGGGCGACATCGCTCTCACGTTTGTGGGTATGGGTCTCCTTTTCACCGCCACAGTTTTCATCGCCGCAGTGGTCGCGACCAGGAACACCCAGCGATGA
- a CDS encoding ABC transporter ATP-binding protein — MLTAAGLGHTFSNGRVETLALDGVSCAFEPGSFTAIMGPSGSGKSTLLYCLAGLIRASAGSVAFDATELTTAKQRQLDLLRRDEFGFIFQSFNLIDALTALQNVTLPSLFGGPAIPREQAVNALANVGLSEKVKSYPAELSGGQQQRVAIARALAQTRRVIFADEPTGALDRKSGFLVMDQLRRFRDVGTAVVMVTHDPQIAAYADRVLFLVDGRLVDTMDAPTAEAVSSRMTGLESAAR, encoded by the coding sequence ATGCTCACAGCAGCCGGACTCGGGCACACGTTCTCGAACGGGCGGGTGGAGACGCTCGCGCTTGACGGTGTCAGCTGCGCATTCGAGCCTGGTTCGTTCACCGCCATCATGGGCCCGTCTGGCTCCGGGAAGTCCACCCTCCTCTACTGCCTCGCCGGTCTCATCCGCGCGTCAGCGGGATCCGTCGCCTTCGACGCCACGGAATTGACCACCGCGAAGCAACGTCAGCTCGATCTTCTCCGACGTGACGAGTTCGGTTTCATTTTTCAGAGCTTCAATCTCATCGATGCTCTGACAGCGTTGCAGAACGTCACACTGCCCTCCCTCTTTGGGGGACCGGCGATACCGCGTGAGCAGGCCGTGAATGCCCTGGCCAACGTTGGGCTCTCGGAGAAGGTCAAGTCGTACCCGGCAGAGCTTTCCGGTGGGCAGCAGCAACGCGTGGCCATCGCACGCGCCCTCGCTCAGACCAGGCGCGTGATCTTCGCCGATGAACCGACGGGAGCGCTGGACCGCAAGAGCGGTTTCCTGGTGATGGACCAGCTTCGTCGGTTCCGGGACGTCGGCACTGCTGTTGTCATGGTCACTCATGATCCCCAGATCGCTGCATACGCCGACCGGGTCCTGTTCCTTGTCGACGGGCGACTCGTGGACACGATGGACGCCCCGACAGCGGAGGCCGTCAGCTCTCGCATGACGGGGCTGGAGAGCGCCGCGCGATGA
- the lanKC gene encoding class III lanthionine synthetase LanKC: MLRLQHCTPGEAYYEQSTTAASGRHFSHPAPPTWSLSKFGPWATLHPDDGGVLPRQGWKVHVSTRPEQARDALRIVGDICVERGVPFKYLSDETELRRTSMKYANRGSAGKFITVFPRTDEEFCELLPLFDEALRGFDGPYILSDVKFGESPVYFRYGAFFLDRFEHADGSAGYAIQSPDGEKVHDSRAAVFTLPSFVDPPALIRELVEERLSPTPGVLEELLHPYVVRSSLHFSNAGGVYLADAGSSQVVLKEARRWSAYSSDSADATLRLRSEHRALKHLASVGAVVNAIEYRVIGDHEFLVEEYIPGLTLQSWAASNYPFSTEETVLADYAARALPLARQVITAVDQIHDAGWSILDLQPKNILVDGDRVRLIDLEAAREMDASAVGSIGTPGFIPHAQTSNRDRDRYALAAVVLHLFWPSLAGAFDPSVLTYRAQKVAEQFPEDVADVVNTLVDAVPLDAMATSHPYRHATGLALTPGRQVLEQVCNGIEGTRRDGPRRFPGDATQFADGASALLNIETGAAGVILMLARAGRDVTQDRRWLSARLREVDDIPFHGLLRGTVGIAAALAQLGDTASAEVILAAGEVSADPGLDLSVRSGLAGTILALCDAAFADTDSARDMRDRYASLLAARVTGGGDLRSPHSETGNTIGLFDGWSGVGMVCRQLAEVTGDASWDHLMHLCFQRELQQLTEADNGTLRVDYSRVSYGYLSEGAAGIAFALAQCAPTHYRDEIARLAQTVDGIISMNGGLFRGTAGIACALLSAPLSYGGSERVRLMSFTAENFLFRGSDPDALVMLGDNGYHLSADYSTGAAGYVGALLALFEENPDDWFPVTLPRPLDDDMEGGEHNERIAFFAGPVERVRA, translated from the coding sequence ATGCTGCGGTTGCAGCACTGCACGCCCGGCGAGGCGTACTACGAACAGTCGACCACCGCTGCATCGGGTCGCCACTTCTCACACCCCGCGCCCCCCACCTGGTCGCTCTCGAAGTTCGGCCCATGGGCGACGCTTCACCCGGACGATGGTGGCGTTCTCCCGCGCCAGGGGTGGAAGGTACACGTCAGCACTCGCCCGGAGCAGGCGCGAGACGCGCTCCGCATCGTCGGCGACATCTGCGTCGAGCGTGGTGTCCCCTTCAAGTACCTCTCTGACGAGACCGAACTGCGCCGAACCAGCATGAAGTACGCCAACCGTGGGTCGGCAGGCAAGTTCATCACTGTCTTCCCCCGCACCGATGAAGAATTTTGCGAACTCCTGCCACTGTTCGATGAGGCTCTTCGCGGATTCGACGGCCCATACATTCTGTCGGATGTGAAGTTCGGCGAGAGTCCCGTCTACTTCCGTTACGGCGCCTTCTTCCTGGACCGCTTCGAGCATGCGGACGGTTCGGCGGGCTACGCCATTCAGAGCCCAGACGGAGAGAAAGTTCACGACAGTCGCGCCGCCGTCTTCACGCTGCCGAGCTTCGTTGATCCCCCGGCCCTGATCCGTGAACTTGTCGAAGAGCGACTCAGTCCGACGCCGGGGGTGCTGGAAGAACTTCTGCATCCGTACGTCGTGCGCTCCAGCTTGCATTTCAGCAATGCCGGCGGTGTGTACCTTGCTGACGCCGGATCGAGTCAGGTGGTCTTGAAGGAGGCGCGGCGATGGTCGGCGTACAGCTCGGACTCCGCCGACGCGACCTTGCGGCTGCGGAGTGAACACCGGGCTCTGAAGCATCTCGCCAGCGTGGGTGCCGTCGTCAATGCCATCGAGTACCGGGTTATCGGCGACCATGAGTTTCTCGTCGAGGAGTACATTCCCGGGCTCACGCTCCAGTCCTGGGCAGCCAGCAACTATCCGTTCAGCACGGAGGAGACTGTCCTCGCCGACTACGCTGCACGAGCTCTGCCACTCGCCCGGCAGGTGATCACCGCGGTCGATCAGATTCATGATGCAGGCTGGAGCATTCTCGACCTGCAGCCGAAGAACATCCTGGTCGACGGCGACCGTGTCCGACTCATCGACCTCGAAGCCGCCCGTGAGATGGATGCCTCGGCGGTCGGCAGTATCGGCACCCCGGGCTTCATACCCCACGCGCAGACTTCGAACCGTGACCGCGACAGGTACGCGCTCGCTGCCGTTGTCCTGCACTTGTTCTGGCCGTCGCTGGCCGGGGCGTTCGACCCGTCCGTGCTGACCTACCGGGCACAGAAGGTTGCGGAGCAATTCCCGGAAGACGTCGCGGACGTCGTCAACACCTTGGTCGACGCTGTGCCCCTGGACGCGATGGCAACGTCGCACCCGTACCGCCACGCCACAGGCCTTGCTCTCACTCCAGGTAGACAAGTCTTGGAGCAGGTGTGTAACGGCATCGAAGGAACCCGACGTGACGGACCCCGCCGATTCCCCGGGGACGCGACACAGTTCGCAGACGGAGCCAGCGCCTTGCTGAACATCGAGACGGGAGCCGCAGGCGTGATCCTCATGCTCGCAAGAGCCGGCCGCGACGTCACGCAGGACCGCAGATGGTTGAGCGCGCGCCTTCGAGAAGTGGACGACATTCCGTTTCACGGTCTCCTCCGCGGAACCGTGGGCATCGCGGCCGCACTCGCCCAGCTCGGCGACACTGCAAGTGCCGAAGTGATCCTCGCGGCTGGAGAGGTAAGCGCCGACCCCGGACTTGACTTATCCGTGCGGAGTGGCTTGGCAGGCACGATCCTCGCTCTGTGCGATGCTGCCTTCGCGGACACGGACTCCGCTCGCGACATGCGCGACCGATACGCCTCGTTGCTCGCCGCCCGTGTCACAGGCGGAGGGGACCTCCGTAGCCCTCACTCGGAAACCGGTAACACCATCGGGTTGTTCGACGGGTGGTCGGGTGTCGGAATGGTCTGCCGCCAGCTCGCGGAAGTCACCGGGGACGCCTCCTGGGATCACCTGATGCACCTCTGCTTCCAGCGCGAGCTGCAGCAGCTCACCGAAGCGGACAACGGGACCCTTCGAGTGGACTACTCGCGTGTCTCCTACGGCTACCTGTCGGAGGGTGCCGCGGGGATCGCGTTCGCTCTCGCACAGTGCGCGCCGACCCACTACCGGGACGAGATCGCACGACTCGCTCAGACGGTCGACGGCATCATCAGCATGAACGGCGGCCTGTTTCGGGGGACTGCTGGCATCGCCTGCGCGCTCCTGTCCGCTCCGCTCTCTTATGGGGGCAGCGAACGGGTCCGGTTGATGTCCTTCACCGCCGAGAACTTCCTCTTCCGTGGGAGCGACCCTGACGCGCTGGTGATGCTCGGAGACAACGGATACCACCTCTCCGCGGACTACTCCACGGGAGCTGCCGGCTACGTCGGCGCGCTCCTCGCCTTATTCGAAGAGAACCCGGACGACTGGTTCCCGGTGACTCTTCCCAGACCACTTGACGATGACATGGAAGGAGGTGAACACAATGAGCGCATTGCTTTCTTTGCAGGGCCTGTCGAACGAGTCCGGGCCTGA
- a CDS encoding histidine kinase, with product MTTAGHVWKAMRLPPWRFVLSRWPWRALIYLMLSVLVGAALVPLVILTFLLLPFWGLVLGSMERRRTRLLGFPVQMSEHAAVDTSERHHWINIRLTERATWREALALIWDLVCALLALIVLFFETITLLALGMVAAAGITGPTPTQFFGDAEGVMTPTNWWPVALITLVVLILFGYINACLATGQACVLRLLCGPKARGVDANIQRLINSRRALAESSDAERRRIERDLHDGVQQELIALGARLGMIGLEVDELAARGTDTTQLLRAVDEAQVQAEHAMTTLRDTARGIHPSVLTDYGLRAALEELAERSDIRVTVEGNPSVHLPAAHETTVYYLVAEALTNIAKHASASSAVVATGTDGKTFIVTVTDNGTGGADKRNGTGLRGLTERAEALNGHLKVTSPAGGPTVLRMDLPLPEEGNALHANTDR from the coding sequence ATGACGACGGCGGGTCACGTGTGGAAGGCGATGAGGTTGCCCCCGTGGCGCTTCGTTCTCAGCCGCTGGCCGTGGCGGGCACTCATCTACCTGATGCTGAGTGTGCTCGTTGGAGCAGCTCTCGTCCCGCTTGTGATTCTAACATTCCTACTGTTGCCATTCTGGGGTCTCGTCCTCGGATCCATGGAGCGCCGACGCACACGCCTCCTCGGGTTCCCCGTGCAGATGAGCGAACACGCCGCGGTCGATACCAGCGAGCGTCACCACTGGATCAACATCCGCCTCACAGAACGTGCGACGTGGCGCGAGGCACTGGCGCTCATCTGGGACCTTGTCTGCGCTCTCCTCGCACTCATCGTGCTGTTTTTCGAGACCATCACACTTCTGGCGCTCGGCATGGTCGCTGCCGCCGGTATCACCGGACCCACACCGACCCAGTTCTTCGGAGACGCCGAAGGGGTTATGACCCCCACAAACTGGTGGCCAGTCGCGCTCATCACCCTCGTCGTGCTGATCCTGTTCGGCTACATCAACGCGTGTCTCGCAACTGGCCAAGCATGTGTGTTGCGACTCCTGTGCGGGCCGAAAGCACGCGGCGTCGACGCGAACATCCAGCGTCTCATCAACTCGCGCCGTGCCCTCGCCGAGTCGTCAGACGCGGAGCGCCGTCGCATCGAACGGGACCTGCACGACGGCGTACAGCAAGAACTCATCGCACTCGGCGCACGACTGGGGATGATCGGCCTCGAAGTGGACGAGCTCGCCGCGAGAGGCACTGACACCACTCAGCTATTGCGAGCGGTCGACGAAGCCCAGGTTCAGGCGGAGCATGCGATGACGACCCTCCGTGACACGGCCCGCGGGATCCACCCTTCAGTACTCACCGACTACGGACTCCGCGCGGCCCTCGAGGAGCTCGCTGAGCGCAGCGACATTCGAGTGACCGTCGAAGGGAACCCCAGCGTTCACCTCCCCGCCGCACACGAGACCACCGTCTACTATCTGGTCGCAGAGGCCCTCACGAACATCGCCAAGCACGCATCCGCCTCCTCCGCCGTGGTCGCCACCGGCACCGATGGCAAGACGTTCATCGTCACCGTGACCGACAACGGAACAGGCGGTGCCGACAAACGGAACGGAACCGGACTACGAGGACTCACCGAACGTGCAGAGGCTCTCAACGGTCATCTGAAAGTCACAAGCCCCGCCGGCGGACCCACCGTCCTGCGAATGGACCTCCCCCTACCCGAAGAAGGGAACGCCTTGCATGCGAATACTGATCGCTGA
- a CDS encoding response regulator transcription factor, with the protein MRILIAEDSALLREALIALLERLGHTVVGAAETAPQLEEAYARLDSAPDIIITDVRMPPANKDDGLQAALRIREQHPHQPILVLSQYLADTNARRLLTLPEGAVGYLLKDRINRVRDFAGALQNIASGGTTIDPHVVQHLLSSAHPGPLDTLTPRETEVLILMADGQSNAAIAEKLVLSDPAVGKHVGRIFQKLGLSPVDENRRVKAVLTYLQASRTP; encoded by the coding sequence ATGCGAATACTGATCGCTGAGGACTCAGCGCTACTGCGTGAAGCACTCATCGCTCTGCTCGAGCGGCTGGGCCACACGGTGGTGGGCGCCGCCGAGACGGCACCCCAGCTGGAGGAAGCGTACGCGCGACTGGACAGTGCTCCCGACATCATCATCACCGACGTCCGCATGCCACCCGCGAACAAGGACGACGGCCTGCAGGCCGCCCTTCGCATCCGGGAGCAGCACCCGCACCAGCCGATCCTCGTCCTTTCGCAGTACCTCGCGGACACGAACGCCCGCCGTCTCCTCACACTGCCCGAAGGTGCCGTCGGGTATCTGCTCAAGGACCGCATTAACCGGGTGCGTGACTTCGCCGGCGCACTGCAGAACATCGCCAGCGGGGGGACGACTATCGACCCTCATGTGGTCCAGCACCTCCTCAGCAGCGCACACCCCGGCCCGTTGGATACGCTCACGCCCCGGGAGACCGAAGTCCTCATTCTCATGGCGGACGGCCAATCAAACGCCGCCATCGCCGAGAAGCTCGTGCTCAGCGACCCCGCTGTCGGGAAGCACGTCGGACGCATCTTCCAGAAGCTCGGCCTGAGCCCCGTAGATGAGAACCGGCGTGTGAAAGCAGTGCTCACGTACCTGCAAGCATCACGTACCCCCTGA
- a CDS encoding DUF3662 and FHA domain-containing protein — MGILDNFEKGLERAVNGAFAKTFKSGLQPVEITSALRRELDTKAAVVSRDRILVPNKFTVRMSPTDFERMDAIGPSLIDELGSLVQKHAKSQGYSFPGAVTIRLSGDRSLPDGLVQIDSVNLKGSVTWAPVLDIGGKRYPITQARTVIGRGTEADITIPDTGTSRKHVEILWDGNAGQARDLGSTNGSKLNGQPFRQAALSPDAVIEIGRTRIVFRVVAQAAGSDRRMSDATRRHDVSSFSDSWGDGA; from the coding sequence GTGGGCATTCTGGACAACTTCGAGAAGGGACTCGAACGCGCCGTCAACGGCGCCTTCGCGAAGACCTTCAAGTCCGGACTCCAGCCGGTCGAGATCACGAGCGCCCTCCGACGCGAGCTCGACACCAAGGCCGCCGTCGTCTCCCGCGACCGCATCCTCGTGCCCAACAAGTTCACCGTCCGCATGTCCCCCACCGACTTCGAGCGCATGGACGCCATCGGGCCCTCGCTCATCGACGAGCTCGGTTCGCTCGTCCAGAAGCACGCCAAGAGCCAGGGCTACTCCTTCCCCGGTGCCGTGACCATCCGGCTGTCCGGCGACCGCTCCCTGCCCGACGGCCTCGTCCAGATCGACAGCGTCAACCTCAAGGGCTCCGTCACCTGGGCGCCCGTCCTCGACATCGGCGGCAAGCGCTACCCGATCACGCAGGCCCGCACCGTCATCGGCCGCGGCACCGAGGCCGACATCACCATCCCCGACACGGGCACGTCGCGGAAGCACGTCGAGATCCTCTGGGACGGCAACGCCGGACAGGCGCGCGACCTCGGCTCCACGAACGGCTCGAAGCTCAACGGCCAACCCTTCCGTCAGGCGGCACTCTCCCCCGACGCCGTCATCGAGATCGGCCGCACCCGGATCGTGTTCCGGGTCGTGGCCCAGGCCGCCGGATCGGACCGACGGATGAGCGACGCGACCCGGCGTCACGACGTGTCGTCCTTCAGCGACTCGTGGGGAGACGGCGCGTGA
- a CDS encoding FHA domain-containing protein codes for MSELTLLVLRIGFLLLLWTFVFGIVYALRTDLFGPRTRKPQPQSSNGAPATPPQPMRAATAPAPSRPAPSGSSGTPARATVDNTSRLVIVSGPKQGTELPLGREPITIGRSADSGLIIRDDYTSTHHARLMLWNDEWMVQDLDSTNGTFLAGKRVSVPTQIPLDTPVKVGQTSFELRR; via the coding sequence GTGAGCGAACTGACCCTGCTGGTCCTCCGCATCGGCTTCCTGCTCCTGCTCTGGACGTTCGTCTTCGGCATCGTCTACGCCCTCCGCACCGACCTCTTCGGTCCGCGCACCCGGAAGCCGCAACCGCAGTCGTCCAACGGCGCGCCGGCCACGCCACCGCAACCGATGCGGGCGGCGACCGCGCCGGCTCCCAGCCGACCGGCGCCGAGCGGCTCGAGCGGTACGCCCGCGCGTGCGACGGTCGACAACACGTCCCGCCTCGTCATCGTCTCCGGTCCGAAGCAGGGCACGGAACTCCCCCTCGGACGCGAGCCGATCACCATCGGCCGCTCGGCCGATTCGGGACTCATCATCCGCGACGACTACACCTCGACCCATCACGCACGCCTCATGCTCTGGAACGACGAGTGGATGGTCCAGGACCTGGATTCCACCAACGGCACCTTCCTCGCCGGCAAGCGCGTGAGCGTCCCGACGCAGATCCCGCTCGACACCCCCGTCAAGGTCGGCCAGACCAGTTTCGAGCTGCGGCGGTAA